The Fusarium fujikuroi IMI 58289 draft genome, chromosome FFUJ_chr05 DNA segment TGCACAAtagcttctccttcagcacTTCGTTCTGAATTCGTGGTTTCCATCCAACACCTCATTGGTCAAGGTTATGTCATGCCCCTGCACGTGTGTGGCTGGTGCGATGGGACTGCCGGGGAAGCTTTAGTCCGCCTTCGGTGAGCGGCCAGCTCACCGAGAATGTCCAGGCTCATCATTCGATTTTGGGGTCCGCCATCAATTTGATGATTGAGAAGTAGGCCAGACTTTGTGTAGCAATTATGCCTTTGTCCAGAAGTCTTGCCAAACCTCTGCGCTCTCTTCTAGTGCgatcaacaccaagtctTTACAAGTCATGTGTTCGCACCATCGCCACGACTCCAGCCTCAGACTCAACGCCTGGGTCTCCCAAGAAACTCAAAGCACTCACCCAGGAGCAACGTGATTTTCTCGACTCAGCTGTAGGACTTCCGAGACGAATTTACTTGGCCGGTGACTGATATACTGGTAGCTTCGTGTCAATCAAGCTGGTGAACTTGCTGCAGTCCTCATTTATGCTGCGCAGTCACCCATCCTTCTCCGATCAAAGCCTCATCTCCGCAAGCTGATGGCACACATGTATGATCAAGAAGACGGTCactttaagacctttaatGGCCTCATTCACAAGCATCGCATTCGCCCTACTGCTCTGTACCCTTTGTGGTCCGTCATGGCTACTGGTCTAGGCTGGTCTACTGCTATGCTCGGTTACGAAGCTGCTATGGCTTGTAcagaggctgttgagacaGAGATTGGTGGCCACTATAACGAACAAATTCGGACATTGTTGGAAATGGTTACACAATGGGAAGCCGAGGGCTACGAAGTCGGCGAGGAGTTATCAGATCTTGTCAAGACCCTCAGAGTGATACGAGACGAAGAATTGGAGCATCTCGATCATGCTGTAGCGCATGATGCACAAAAGGCAGAACCTCATTGGCTTCTCACTGGCGTCATTCGTGCAGGCTGCCGAGGTGCTATCTGGGTAAGCGAAAAAGTTTGAAGCCTCAAATCAGATGTATTATAAGTGTAACATAGGCCTACGCGAGGCTCCATGGACAAACATGTATGAATAAGAACTACGAGATAGGAAGAGACATGCGCGTGTGTGAGAGGATGGACGCGCTTGTCGAATGCTTGCCATGAATAAAGTGCAAAACCCTCTGATCCAACCCTTGCCATGCCTTTTGCAAAGTTGAAGTCAGAATACACCATCCCGAGGAGAGCAGGATCAAGGTCACACCTAGTTGCTTCATTTTGTTAGTATTCTGCCGTACATTCAAAGAGCTAGACTTACTAAATTGCCAAGGGGGCAACGCCATCGACTTGATAACCCCAGTTCCCGTTCTGCTCCTCCGTAAGGAGCCAATCATAAGGGAACTGCACGATATTGCCCTGGACCATATTTAAAAGCTCTTCAGCCTGCCCCCGTGATGGCATGTCGTCGATACTAAAACCGCGTCGGCTATTCTTAGTAGTTGCACGGCGTCTGCGTTTCACTGAGCCAAACTGCCCCGGTGGAGGGGCATTAGTATCTCTTGAGGAAGGTTTCTCGAGCGTCGAAAAAGTAGTGCGCCTCTCTCTGTCCTTGGTACCTGTCTGTGGGTCAAGGTATCTTCCACTACTGCCTCCATCGAAGGCAGGGAATGGGGTATCTCCGGGCGAGTAGACTGGAGATGGTGCCTCTGTATGTTGATGTGCATCGGGGCCATTGTCATTTTCCAGCCCAGTGGTGGGTCGTGATGATATAGCCTCACCGTCTTTCATTGCTTGTTTTTCATCAGTATCACGCTGGCTCTCGCCAGGAATGACGATTTTGATTCTATCCTCCTCATGGTGGCCAAGAGGAAGCTTCTCGGTCATTCTTCCGATTGCCTTCTCTGCTTCAGTTTCAACAGCCTTGGCCATCACCTCTGGTCCTGGTGCACtaacaccagcaccacccGCAGTGGATCCACGATGTCTCGAGGATGGAGGAAACTCCGAGTCTTCACCTCTTGATCGGCCACCTTCCATGCTTGCCCGGAACCTCTCGCCGTAGGTCGTGTACTCTCGATATTCTGCCCAAGTGCTCACTTCGGAATCCGGCATACAACGGAACACTCGTCGATAGAGCTTCGTGTTGTTTTGAGCAGCCCGGTTCCAAATTTCGTCAATAAAGTTGGGGTTGACTGGATCTACCATACAGTCTTTGTCGATGTGGGCTAAATGAATATCTGCGGCCATCGGATGGAAAATACCATTAACCGGTTTTCCTGTTTCAGGATCGATATGTAGTGGAGGGCCGCCAATGTCAGTATCGTCGCTTATCGGCAAAGACGGTAGCTGTGCGGGACGGGGCAGACCAAGTTGATCTGTAGTGCGACGATTTAGAGCCGGCACAGGGGGGAGGCTGTCGTTGTGGTTTCCTGGGTCCAGATATCGATTATCGGGTTGTGGACTGTGTGGCTGTGTTTCTTTGGGTGATTGCAGTGTCCCCTTGCCTTCATTGCCGATATTGCTAACAAGAACTTCGCGACCGTTGATGATAACAGAATCGCGGCCGGCATCAAGGCCGGATTTCTCGGCAGTCTTCCAACGGTCAGGCCCATAACCGGTCACGTCCAGCTCATGCTTCACCTTATCCTCcgattgattgatgatagTACTATCCACTTCTGCGTTACTgtcactgctgctgccgctgctgctgctgctgtcgtcttcaacctcaacagcagcatctaGATCATGGTTAATACTTGGAATGCGTAGGTGATCGGGGCGTTTCGGTGAAAGCTTTGAGGAATCGGCAGGACCACCATTCTCTTCATTATATATATCCTCCATCTCTTTCTCGAAATCTTGACGGTCAAGCTCTGCCTGGCGCTCTTGCTCAAGTATTTCGTCAACATCGAGGCCGAGATGTTCTCGCATCAGTCGGAGTCGGAGTGTGTGAGCAAAACGGCCAACCTGGTATGGTCTTCCAGCCATTGTCGAGTTGATCATGTCAGTATCTCGAACGATTGCAGCACACTCCGAGTCACGACTACCAAGCATTGATCGCTCATTAATGTTAGCGGAGCCGATAAGAGCCACGCGGTCATCAACGATAATTGTCTTAGCATGGATGTAGAGTTGCTCGGTGACAAGGACATCGTTACTCATGACTCCCCATTGACGAAGCGAGTAGAAAGCGATGTAGTCTTCCGGCTCAATGCCAGCGGTTCGAAGCCTGCCAAAGATGGACTGTTCGCCTCTACAAATACTAGCGTACTGACACATCAAGATCAGGCGAACACTTGTACCCTCCTGTTCATCGACGGTATTTTGAAATCCAGGCATAAGGGGAATAACAATAACGCAACGCCAGTCTTCATCATTCTCGTGGGCCCGTATGATGCGTTCAACAAGAGCGTCGCCGATACGATTCACGATTCTGGTGTTATATGCCTCAGTACTGGTAATGAAAAACTGGTTTTCCATATAGACAAAATGATCTGACTCCTCGATCATTTTGATGTATGCATTCTGAATACTGTGCTCAGTCTGTTCGATACCCAAGGACCAAGTGGTGGCAGATCGGAGAATCTGGACTTCGCAAGTGCCTGTTAGACCCAGCTCCTTCAACTCATCTACGTTAGCGTCCGGCGGGGGGAGCAGGAAGGGCAACGGGCGTGTAGGCTTTCGTCCTCGGCGAAGATAATTCCAACGTTGGACAAAGTGGCGCGTCAAGTCTCTTGCAGGCTGGCCCACAACTTGCATGGCAACATCATGCCAGGGCATGCGAGGTACTTTGCTTCGGTCGTACATCTCCTCATACGGCTCGTTGAGCCTGAAGAAGTCCTGCACTCGAGGGTTTGAATAGTCCTTTCCGGGGAATAACTGGCAATGCTCTGCATCCTTAGGTGTCTCAGACATCTCAAATCCAGTTGGTTTGTCGTCGACGATAGGATGCTGAGGACAATCCCATCGTCCAAAGCACAAATCAATTCCTCCAACAAAAGCTACATCATGATCCACGATGCAGATCTTCTCGTGGTGAGCGAAGAAGAActggttcttcttgaatTGGTTAGGGGATCGTTGTACGAAGATGTTAGGGTGGAGGTTCAACAATGAAGATTTGGTATGCTCGGAATCTATCGGAACGGCAGCTTCGACGTTTCGGTATACTATGACAAAGACTTTAACACCTTCTCTAGCTTTCTTCTGCAGCAGTCTATCCAGTCGCCATTTCTGGCTGATAGCTGCTGGTCTGCGCATGTACAGCTCGGGGCTCAGCCACCAATCGTGGATGTAAATGACATCGCGGGCCATATTGATAGCTCGAGAAACGTTCCACATATAGTCGCGGCCGTCAACGAGCCATTGGGCAAATACATGGTTTCGCACAGGAGAGAAGCTGTCAAATCGTTTGTTCTGATACCAGGGAGTTTGCTTGAGCATCTGGTTGATGGAGTCCTCAAACTGCTTCATCACGGATTGGTTGCGGGAGAAGAGGCGGACCTTGCGTTCGGATGAGCGAAGGGTCATAGTGTGATGTTTGTCAGGGGGTGCCTCCACAGTCAAATCGATCTCAGCCTTTTTCTCAGCGGAGCCAATCGCCTTGACTTTACTTCGCTTCGAGGAAATACTGAATTTCGAATCGACTAGGTACACATCGAAAATGTTCATGTTTTCGGGAGACTCTACGCAGACGATATAGCTCTGTCGTACGAGGAACCATTTTCGACTGTGTCGAGAGATAACCTTCGCTGGTGTCAGAGCACGGCGAAAGTCTAGACCCTTCGAAGGTTGGATATGAAGGTAACACTCCTTTCCGTGGTAACTACCCTCGGCGGCGAGGCGAACACCAAGGGCCGAGAGTTCGAGAAAGCGGCAGAGTCGGTTGCTGTCAGCTCTAAACATGAGCCATCTGATCATCTCAGACAGGTACTTTTCAAGAATACGCCGTTGCTTCTCAACATAACGTTGTCTCCGCGTTGCCATGTCCATAGCAGGCATTCCTGGACCCTCTGGGTTGGACATATCCCCAGGATCGGTAATGCCTGTGGATCTGCGCCTCGGGCCCATCCCCAGGAAATTGCGAGACTTCCTTCGTGGGAGGCCACCGGGATTCTCGGGGTCACTGAAAATGCCGTCCCCTGCTGCTTCAGTTGCTGTACCTTCACCAgctgtctcttcttctccgcgAATACtggcttgatcttcttcgtcgcttTCTTCTCCCTTCTTGCGAGCACCGCGAAGATAAGGGAAGGCCGAGTATGGAAATTTGGGCTGCTTTGGCCGGCCACCCAAGTCCATGCGTCCGGGCATGTACTTATCGTTGTTGATAGCAAACTTGTAACGCAAATGTAGGTTGTAGATATCTCTAAGCGTTCGAGTTACGGTCCAACTCATTCTGCTCGGTCCACTTCCGTATTCCAGTTCTATGGTGAATAGCCAGTGTCGGTCCTTGTCGTCATCCTCCATGGGAGAGCTATCGGTAATGCGAAGCTTGagctgctcaagaagaaccgGAATCCTCTTGTTCCCGTGTTCATCTCTTTGGATCATGCTAGCAAGCATAAGAACGGCGGGAGCGCCAGCCCTTAGTTCGGCCATCAGCTCGGCCGATTTATAATAGTCAAAACggtcttctttcttctgccGAAGGAGTTTGAGTGTGTTCTTGACTTGCTTCCACTTCTGAGCACCAAAAGTGGACGCACGTTCAGAAGTGAAGAAGGGGCGTCGAGGTGTCATAGCATCACCATCCGAAacccctccaccaccaaaaaCGGTAATTCGGCGGACGTGACCTGTTCGTCGTCCGACCGCTCCAGGGCTTTCGACTTCATCAATTTCCTCGCCATGGTGTCGCACAGCGGAAGTCATCCAAGAGTTTCCTCTGCGGAAAGCCATGCCCAAGCGGTCTCTACCTTCGCCTTCAGAGACACCATAATCAGGGACAGTTGTATCGGGCATACTTGCGCGGCGCTTAACCAACTGATCGAAGCTATCCAACACATCGATGTCGCTCACAAAGCGCCGAGGCGTTCCGGGTGTAGGAGTGGTTGCCTTCTTTGTGCGGcgcatcctcctcttctgtttctttttcttcgaTTTGCCATCTCCGGGGCTGCCCTCGTCGGCTGTTTCCTCGGCGTCGGCATCGGCGTCAGTGTCCTCCTCTGTCAATGTGCCAGGGACTCCACGGCTCGGTCGCGTCGGAGAGTTGATGTTTGATTGATTGCCTTGACTCGAAGGTCCAGCCACAGTAGATGACTTTGGTGTCGACACGCCCCCATTGTTGGTGAGAGCCTTGAGTTTTGACATCAATGAGGCACCACGAGATTTGCCTGGGGTTTCTGGCTCTTCCCATGAATTGCCTCGCATAAATGTTGGAGGCGTATCGACGCCATCTGGGCGGGTGAATTGTATGCTCGGCCTCGAAGGCGCCTGACTATTGTCTTGTCCGTCACCATCAACGGCCAGGCCAAAGTCTCGGTCGCTGATGCCATGGTCCTTGAGCGACTTGGTTGAAGCTGGGGTGGATCTCGGTATGGCCGTTAAAGGTGCCTTGCCGTGGCCCGAAGCCAGTTCGTTTGAAGCTGGCTTTATTTCTTTGGTCGAACCTGGAGGGTTTGACAAGGCTGTAATCTTAAGCCCGACAGGAGGTAGGAGAGTATCGGAGGTTGATTTGGAAACAGAGGGGGGAGCAGGTTGGAGATTCGGGTTCTCTGGGGAAACTGAACGAGGACTGACGTCCATGGGCGAGACATCCCCGTCTGGTCGATGTTGCGTCATGACGAGTTGTCGCTCTCGATTCGAAGGTCTGGTGGTAGTCCTATCCTATATTACCTAATTGGCAAGGACAACAACGGGCAAGCTGAAAAAAGGTATTATGTGTTCAACTATTGTAGCCACGTAAAACATGCTGAAAGGAACAGAAAATAATCAAACTTGGATATTGCGATCTATATGCCGTCGTTCTGTTGTCACAAGCAAGCACAAAGTGTGTAGTTCGTAAAGGGGGCCTTCAAGCGTCGCACGCACGTATGTTGGTCGCGCGGCGAAGGGTGGTGACGAACTAAACAAGCggtcgatgaagatggatgaaTGGTGGAACAGCCGAGATGATTTTAGTACTGTAGTCGAAAAGAGCTTGCTGTACAGCGTTATCGACGCTGTCACGAGACTTGTGTCGGACAATAACTATCGGGGTTCAAAGGGAGTTTGGTATCCTTTGTTAATCACGGTCCATGTACCAAAATTTCGGGAGACAAGCTTAGTACCTAACCCTTGTCAAGTCAGGAGCGGATGGAAGATCTGTCCAGGTTTCTCGCTGCGCGTTGGAGATGGACAAGAAAGAATCGAGCTCCACTGAATTTCGAGTCTACCTGGTAAGCTTTAAACTAGAAATGGTATAGGCTTTAGTTAGAACATCCTTATTTGCACCTGCAGGACGATGAAGCCCACCTTGGTAATCCCCCAAGTTACCTAGAGCTTCCATCCATAGGTAACCgctctaggggaggaaagaaaatacaggtcctcgatcctaaatgacaaaaagacttaggtaatatagcctaagtttaggatgacttttgctaaatttattttgacacctcacAGCaaggttcgctgttttcttggcCCCCGAGGGCCGCTCACGTACCCATCacgacaagatcctcaaatAATGTGTGGGTTTCAGGGTGAAACGACGATCAACATTAGATTGGTACACATAAATTTTCTGTAGGGTAGCCGTGACTTGAAGTAGAAAATACCTTACCATTATGCCAAAACGGAAGGTACCTTCACATTAAGGAAGGCAGGTATCTCAGGTTTTACCTCCTTCGCTCTACCAAGAAGCGCGTGGGAACAGACTAGGGTATCGACTCGTAGAATACTAATCATTAGTAGTTAGTTGTCATGTCATGGGTGCTTCACATGAATTGCGTCCATAGGTGCTGTCATATCTCTTACTCCTCAACCAGATTTATGTCCAGttattattatctcttaTTACACAGCCAAATAACCGTTATAACAACTGTTACCCCGGCACTGTTACTCGTTGTGagcaacatcatctcagGTTCTCTGTTAGACCTATGATTTGATCGATGCAAGCTCAGTTTAATCTTCCTGTCTCCCGACCACATAGTAGATATTGACAAAGACAGTGTCCTCTGTCTTTGCGTGCCCGAAGCATGAGCAACCGGAGTTGGCCAAGAAACAAATCACACTTGTTTGAACTCATGCATATCTACGTATGACACTACGATCCTGGTTTTATATGTTACACTAATATCACCAATAATAGCCATTCATACTGTACGTCGAGGTGTCAGTTGCAGTGACCAGCGACTTGACCAACGCACAGGAGGGACAAAGGAAAACACATAGTTCTTTTCAACAAACCCAACTCAATCGTTTCGGGTCTCTTATTGCCTGCCCGTCACCCTCGATAGCAATATTGTAGGCATTTTCATCAGGCCTATACTGCAAGTGTTTCAACTCAGCATAGTTCCTTCAATACGCGCTTGAGATTACCCTATACAGCACGTTATGCTCCACTTAACATTCAACCAATtgtctaggtaggtaggcattTATATTGCCAATTTAGACAAGTATCCGGTATCTTATATACACACTTAAAAGTAATATCCGGTGAGCCACTGTGATCTCAGAGTAAAGTGGTGGGTCTTATACTATTGCTCGTACATTCTATTTTATCTTCCTTTAGTGCCTACCATAGCTTGCACAAGTTTGGCAGCCTGCTCACTAGTTTTTTTTGCTCTGTCTGTTAAACATCGAAGTCTGGATTCCATTCATCAAAATATTCCCCGAAGCCTGGTGGAAATCTTAACTCGAGTAAGCAGATGGTGCCGTGGTTGGGGTATTGTTAACACAATGACTTCCTGGAGTCTTATCACTTCGGTTCCCTTATCGTGGAGGGCATGAAGGGTTTACCAGCAGAGGAGACGTTTTTCTCGTAGAGTCACCAGGGATATCGTCCATGATGGTATGAAATGTCGAAGCTACTCGAAAAATATGTTCTCGACAAGAGCATATCCCCAAGTGTGCGTCGAGACATGGGAAATTACGTCAATCCAGCGATAATGTCCTTGCCGCCGAAAGGACCACTTGGAGGTACACAGAAAGCAACCCAGGGCTCGTCTAACGAAAAAAAGCTGCGATTGTATTCAGAAAGTCAACTTAAGAGGTCCAAGTACTGGTAAAAATGTTGACGGGACTGGTGGGAGGGCTAGCGGCACCATCACACTCAACCGGAATATAATGAGGCTGACGCTGAATTTTACCCCCTTTCCCGGGTTTGGTATTTATTGAATATGGCCTAGGGAGCCATTGCCCTCAAAATCTGACCCAAAGATGACCAAGTATGGATCTCCTCAGCCCATTGCTGACCATGGATTGAGTATTGCTACGGCCATTGCAATCGCTTCGAAGAATATTGTTATGCCCCCCCCTAACACACTGGCCTCCCTGGAAGTATAGCACGAAACTATGTCAGGTTGTCGATGCTAACCATCAATAGTGCTGTTGCCAATCAAGAGGACTCAAATTACAGCAAAATCTTCCGAAGAGTATGGAGAGTATATGCAGGAGCCGATCGACCAAAAGAATATTGAAGTCCGCCGGGGTGAGCGTATAGATGGTATGGAACTTGTGGGCTGATTGGGAAAGATCCAGCTAAAGGACTGATGTCGGTCCTCACCCGCAAGGCAAAGAGCTGCACAAGGGGACACTATCACAGGATGATGTCCGTGGAAACACCTTTGTTATGCTAGCTGCAGGACATGAGACCTCTGCAGGTGTGCTTCAATTTATCTTTTTGGAGCTGGAAGACAACGCAGTATCACAAAGGAGTCTTCATGGTACCACTGACGAGATatgtggtgatggtgaccATCATTGTGCGACTGTGAAAACCTGATCAACCCTAACATGGCCAGCATGTTGGGTGTTTGCACTAAAGAAACTCTGAGAATGACACCTGCGGTTTTCGAAATTCCCGTAGAAGTGGTTTCAAAACAGGGTCGGGACATCACTGTCGACGACAAGAGTCATTTGTCCTGAGCAAGACATTCATATCGTCGGGTGCCGTATCGTCGTACCGTGATCCACGGTGGTGGCCGGGACGGCTCAGCCTGATTAACGACGGCGAGGATGACATTAACGCTGGGTCCCAGAGCGGCGGTACCGAAAGAGCCAGGAGTCAACAGCAAGATCAACAGAGTCAGGGGGTGCCAGCACCGGGATGAGGAATTTGGGAGCCCTGCTACAGGCACACGTCTTTTTTAGCCAAAGGCAGACTCGTTCATCTCCTTTTAGcgatggccaagatcatgcCTCGGCAGACGGATTTCCCGGGAAGGAATCATTGCTACGCTTGCGGTTTTGTTCGAGGACCACATCCTGGAGCTGGCTACAGATGATTGAGCGAGTGATGAGCAAATGGGTCGAGAGACACGGCGCGAAGTCTACACCAAACCCAACCGAGCAGCAGAAAGAAGATGTAGGGTGCAACTTCAGTACTAACACTCAAATCAGTGATGAGATATGCCGGTCAGGCTGTTTAAGAGAGGACGAGAAAAACTTGCGAGCTGTATTTAGAGTCACGACAGCCAATGGAAGTGTTCCTATAGTGTCTGTATAATACATGCTAAACTCATGACTGGAGCGGTTCCAAGCTGTGTTTATTGGACTACACCACTTCGCTCAAGGTACAGTTCTGGCATTCACATTTACTACCTGGTAGTCAAGCTCTTTGTAAGGCTCGCGAAGGGAATAATATACTACTACTACCGGCATATTTGGATCCATGAATAAGTGTGTTTTTGAGTTGTTTTCATCTTTTGACTGTCAGCAGTCAACTGTTATGTTTAATGCCTGCATGACTACGTTAGTAGTTTATAATGGCATCTGCCAAAGGTCCAAATTTGACATCTTGACAATATCGATTGTGGTAGATATTGCCATCGAATTGGATTGAAGAGAAAGCTCCCCACTACGGACGGAGCACGTAGGTGCAAGCTCCTCCAAGATATATGGCTGGGGATGAGTAATGAGGTCATTTTTTGGCGCAAGAGAGCCCTGGCCCGAGTTGCACTTGAATGGCACTgatacctaggtatttcCTAGCTGGAAGTC contains these protein-coding regions:
- a CDS encoding related to ubiquinone biosynthesis protein CAT5; protein product: MPLSRSLAKPLRSLLVRSTPSLYKSCVRTIATTPASDSTPGSPKKLKALTQEQRDFLDSALRVNQAGELAAVLIYAAQSPILLRSKPHLRKLMAHMYDQEDGHFKTFNGLIHKHRIRPTALYPLWSVMATGLGWSTAMLGYEAAMACTEAVETEIGGHYNEQIRTLLEMVTQWEAEGYEVGEELSDLVKTLRVIRDEELEHLDHAVAHDAQKAEPHWLLTGVIRAGCRGAIWVSEKV
- a CDS encoding related to phospholipase D; this translates as MTQHRPDGDVSPMDVSPRSVSPENPNLQPAPPSVSKSTSDTLLPPVGLKITALSNPPGSTKEIKPASNELASGHGKAPLTAIPRSTPASTKSLKDHGISDRDFGLAVDGDGQDNSQAPSRPSIQFTRPDGVDTPPTFMRGNSWEEPETPGKSRGASLMSKLKALTNNGGVSTPKSSTVAGPSSQGNQSNINSPTRPSRGVPGTLTEEDTDADADAEETADEGSPGDGKSKKKKQKRRMRRTKKATTPTPGTPRRFVSDIDVLDSFDQLVKRRASMPDTTVPDYGVSEGEGRDRLGMAFRRGNSWMTSAVRHHGEEIDEVESPGAVGRRTGHVRRITVFGGGGVSDGDAMTPRRPFFTSERASTFGAQKWKQVKNTLKLLRQKKEDRFDYYKSAELMAELRAGAPAVLMLASMIQRDEHGNKRIPVLLEQLKLRITDSSPMEDDDKDRHWLFTIELEYGSGPSRMSWTVTRTLRDIYNLHLRYKFAINNDKYMPGRMDLGGRPKQPKFPYSAFPYLRGARKKGEESDEEDQASIRGEEETAGEGTATEAAGDGIFSDPENPGGLPRRKSRNFLGMGPRRRSTGITDPGDMSNPEGPGMPAMDMATRRQRYVEKQRRILEKYLSEMIRWLMFRADSNRLCRFLELSALGVRLAAEGSYHGKECYLHIQPSKGLDFRRALTPAKVISRHSRKWFLVRQSYIVCVESPENMNIFDVYLVDSKFSISSKRSKVKAIGSAEKKAEIDLTVEAPPDKHHTMTLRSSERKVRLFSRNQSVMKQFEDSINQMLKQTPWYQNKRFDSFSPVRNHVFAQWLVDGRDYMWNVSRAINMARDVIYIHDWWLSPELYMRRPAAISQKWRLDRLLQKKAREGVKVFVIVYRNVEAAVPIDSEHTKSSLLNLHPNIFVQRSPNQFKKNQFFFAHHEKICIVDHDVAFVGGIDLCFGRWDCPQHPIVDDKPTGFEMSETPKDAEHCQLFPGKDYSNPRVQDFFRLNEPYEEMYDRSKVPRMPWHDVAMQVVGQPARDLTRHFVQRWNYLRRGRKPTRPLPFLLPPPDANVDELKELGLTGTCEVQILRSATTWSLGIEQTEHSIQNAYIKMIEESDHFVYMENQFFITSTEAYNTRIVNRIGDALVERIIRAHENDEDWRCVIVIPLMPGFQNTVDEQEGTSVRLILMCQYASICRGEQSIFGRLRTAGIEPEDYIAFYSLRQWGVMSNDVLVTEQLYIHAKTIIVDDRVALIGSANINERSMLGSRDSECAAIVRDTDMINSTMAGRPYQVGRFAHTLRLRLMREHLGLDVDEILEQERQAELDRQDFEKEMEDIYNEENGGPADSSKLSPKRPDHLRIPSINHDLDAAVEVEDDSSSSSGSSSDSNAEVDSTIINQSEDKVKHELDVTGYGPDRWKTAEKSGLDAGRDSVIINGREVLVSNIGNEGKGTLQSPKETQPHSPQPDNRYLDPGNHNDSLPPVPALNRRTTDQLGLPRPAQLPSLPISDDTDIGGPPLHIDPETGKPVNGIFHPMAADIHLAHIDKDCMVDPVNPNFIDEIWNRAAQNNTKLYRRVFRCMPDSEVSTWAEYREYTTYGERFRASMEGGRSRGEDSEFPPSSRHRGSTAGGAGVSAPGPEVMAKAVETEAEKAIGRMTEKLPLGHHEEDRIKIVIPGESQRDTDEKQAMKDGEAISSRPTTGLENDNGPDAHQHTEAPSPVYSPGDTPFPAFDGGSSGRYLDPQTGTKDRERRTTFSTLEKPSSRDTNAPPPGQFGSVKRRRRATTKNSRRGFSIDDMPSRGQAEELLNMVQGNIVQFPYDWLLTEEQNGNWGYQVDGVAPLAI